The Candidatus Dependentiae bacterium DNA window GTTTTAAGCGTCGCTCCTTTTGCTTTAGAATACTCAGCTTTGGCTTTTTCAAATTCAGGAGTATTCAGTGGTGTACCAATCATTTTCATTTGAGCTTGTTGTTCATTCCATATTGCACCTTGGCCTTTAGATTTCCATTCTTTTTTAACAGGATCCCAGACTCCAGGTTTACCAACTCTTTTTGCAGATGCATCTGGTCCAATATTTACATCTTTGCCATCAATTTTTACCGTTATATCACTCTTGAGAGTATTTGCTTGAGCTGCTGAAATTTTTACATCTTTATAGAATCTATAAAGCATTCTGAGTAACTCTATACTTGCATCTTTTTCCGTCAGCATTGAAAGATCAAAAAGATATCCGGGCTCGCCAATATGTTTGTAATTCAACAAATATTTTATTTTTGAATTATAATAAGATAATAATTCAAGTAACGATAATTTTTTAACTTCATTAAGCGCTATATCTTTTACGGATACTCCTAATTTTGACATATCCGAATTTATAAATGCTTTCATTTTTGCAAATGAAACAAGCACAGATTTTTTCCAATTATTCAAATCCGAAGATAATCCTGTTTTATTAAGTTTCTCTGTAAAAGCATCTATTATTGAATCTAACCTTGCCGAAGTGTCAGTTTTAAATTTTGCATTTGGTAATTTTTGTACCATTGTAAAAATTAAAAAAGATGTTTTATATAAATCAGTAAAAGTCATATTTGTTTTTTCAAAAAGTGATTTGATATTTTCGATAAAATAATATGCTTTTGAGTCAACAGTTCCTCTTTTATATGTTTCAGACATTGTAGTTAAATAAGGTGTGATTCCGTCTTTTAACGAATAATAATCATCCAATGGAACATCTAAAGCCAAATTTCCTATAATAGGACGTATAAAAGATGGCATTAGATTATTCAAAACAGCCGGATCGGAATAAGTTGCAAATTTTTTCCATTCATTAAATGGTTTTAAGGTGTAAACAGATTTTCCACTTTTTAATTTTTTTTCTGTTTTATTTTCTTTAAATTTACTGCTTGTATCAAAATCTACCGTATTCAAAAATTTACTAAAAAATAATGGCATCATTTGTCCTAATTCTTTTCTTTGATTAGGCAAATATGTCTTTAACAATAACGCTAATTTTATACATGCAACATAAACCGGTTTTAAATATCCAACACCGTTTTCTACATAAACCAATTTTTCAAACGGCTTAAAAACACTTTCTAGTGCTTTTCTTACCGATTCAAAAAAAGGCTTAAAAGCATCGGCTTCAGCCAAATCTTTTTCCATATCTCCTTTTAAACCGACACCAAGAATAACATTAAATAATCTAATTTTACCTAGATTAGTTTTTCCAAAAGAGGCTGTTTTAACATAATCAACAATTTTATTAAGAGCCGGAACATTTAATTCTTCTATCATTGGAGATGAAAAACTAATCCCCATTGGGTCAAATCCTTTTTCAACAAATTCAAGCCCTGCAGGGAGCTCAACTAACAACTCTATCTGACCTCTGCCTCCTGGAATAGGTATTGATAAACTTATTTTATTACTATTGATATCTAAACTTTCCAAATGCGCCTTTATAGTTTCAGTAACATTTGAAAGTGCAGATTTTATATCAGTCAAATCGGATGCTTGAACTGTTGTTTGCGCAGAATCAACACCCTCAGGGGCAACATCCTCGGCAAAAGTCTTACCTAAGATCATGCCAATTAAAAAAAGTATTAAAAAAAATCGATTCATTTTAAGCATAATTTTCTCTTATATTTTATTTTGAAAAAAATTTACAATTAAGAACCATTTCACAAATACAATATAAACCGGATAATGCAACCAATGCATAAACAACCATATTTAAATATGGTATTGGAATATATTTAAATACAAATTCAACTAAATTAAAACGCAAGAAAGCAACCAAACCCCAATTAATCGCACCCAACGATGCCAAAAAAAGCGTAGTGTAATTTAATATTTTCATAATAAAATCTCCTTCCCTTAAAAACTAAAATATTAACTGTATTGGATTAAAACAATAATTAATTTTGTTTGTAAAGAATTTTGATAAATTTAATTTTTAATCATTTCCATTATATTTTTCTTAAGACTGGAAATATCAAAAGATTCCATTGACAACAAGCTTAGTGCAGCCGAATCAAAATAAAGAGTTTCATTTTTTATTTGAAGCGATTTGGGCCTGCAAAATAAAATTACCGGAAATTTAATATTATTTTCGTCAAAAGAGATATTGTTAGCATTTATAAATAATTTAATTAATCCAAACAAATCTTTATTTTTTGATTCATCTATTGATAAAAAAGTTATTTTATCAGCAAAAAAATCTGCCAATTCATGATAATTTTTTTTAAAATTATTTTTTTGGGAATATATGTAAAAAATAAGAGGCAAATCTTTTTGAATTGTAAAATATAAAAACTCAGGAACAGTTCTTAGATAAAAAACATTGGAAATAGTTCCGTCTTCTTTTTTTTCTTTTAAAAGTTGAATCTTTTGAGGTTGATTTACGGCTAAAGAATTTGATGAAGCATCAAATAAATTAGATACAAACAAATCATGTTCAGGCGGCTGATATGAGTCTATTTTAAATATAAAAAAAACAAATAAGAATATTATGCATTTCGATACAATACGAACTTTCATCCCTAAGCCCCCCTATCCCAAAAGCTTCCCCAAAAGTTTCTAGTCTATTTTAATAAAAACAAAATAGTTTTTACAAGAATTTATAAATTTTTCAAAATTTGCATCAACCGCTTGGCGCTTTCATGTTCCGGAAAAAGATATAAAACTGTATTTATTTCATTTTTCGCTGCCTTAATATCGGACAAATTATGGTACACAAGGGCAAGATAATAATGAGCATCTATATAATTTGGAGATAATTGAATCGCTTTTAAAAGTTTATTTTTTGCCAATTCATAATCATTTTTAAAAACGTAAACTTTACTTTGATTAAAAAGAGCAACTTCAGGCGTAAGATAATCTTTATTATTTATTAAATTTTGCCATATATTAAATGCATAATCAATTTTATCGTTGTCATGATTAAGAATACCAACTTGGGCAAGTAAGCAAGCTTTATTATTAAAAATTTCGCATTTTAATTTTTCATCTTTAGTTTTTTGTAAAGCAATATCAAACAAAGAATCTCCAAGTTCATCATAACCAAGCTCAAATAAAAGCGTTGCTTTAAATGCTAAATATTCAGTCTTTTGATCTATTTTTAGAGCTTCATCGATATAGTCAATCGCTTTTTTATACGCATATTCTTTGCCATTTTTTGTATCTTGAACTTCTTCAATAGCCATTTTGTAATAATTTTGTGCAAGTTTTTTATTTTCTTGTTTACCACAGCCAACTATAAAAATTAATAAAAACAATACAAAAAAAGCATTAAGATGAAAATTAAATCTTTTTATGTTCAAGAAAATTCTCCTTTGATATAATTTATAATCATTAAAAATTTTAGTATAATTTTGTTTTAGTTTTAAGGGAATTTTTTAAGTGGAAAATATTTGGCAAAACTTTTTAAAAAACATAAAAGAAGAAGTCGGAAGCCAAACGGTCGAAACTTGGTTTAAGGCTGTATCCCTTGAAAAATTAAGCCATGAAACGAACACTGTTTATTTAAATGCGCCAAATCAGTTTGTTAAAAATTGGCTAAAAGAACATTATTTAAATTTAATAACAAATAATCTTCAATCACTTTTAAAATTAAATAATTTAACGGTTGAATTTATAAGTCCCGAAGTAAAACAAATTAACAAAAAAAATATTATACCGGCATCGGTTATTCAAACAATAGAAACTCAAGCAACTGTAAATAAAAATCAAGATAGTAATATTGAAAATAATTCTAATAATTCAATAGAAAAGCTGGAGCCAAAATTAAATTTACCAACAAAAGAAAATAATCTATTAAAAAAAACAAACAATTTAAATCCAAACTACAATTTTGATACTTTTATTGTTGGACCAAACAATTCTTTAGCTCATGCCGCAGGTTATGCAATATGTCAAAATTTGGGAAAAGTATACAATCCATTATTTATATATGGTGGAACAGGCCTTGGCAAAACACATTTATTACACGCAATAGGAAATGAAGTTAAAAATAAAGATAATTCAAAAATAATTTTGTACCAAACAACGGATAAATTTACAAACGAATTTATAAGTGCGATCAGATTGGATAAAATTGCAATATTCAGGCAAAAATATCAAAAAATAGATCTTTTATTACTCGATGACATTCAATTTTTATCAAATAAAGAGCAAACTCAAGAAATGTTTTTTCACATATTTAATTTATTATATGAAGAAAAAAAACAAATAATTTTATCAAGCGATACTTTTCCAAAAGAAATAAAAGGTCTTCAGGCAAGATTAAAATCAAGACTCGAATGGGGACTTGTTGTCGACATACAAATGCCCGACCTTGAAACAAAAATAGCAATATTACAAAAAAAGGCTGAACAAAATGGAATAATTTTAACGGAGGATGTTGTAAATTTTATTGCATCGAAAGTAACCTCAAATATACGAGAACTTGAAGGATGTCTAATTCGAGTAAGTGCTTTTAGTACATTAACAAATAAACCAATTTCCTTAGATCTTGCAAAAAGAGTTTTACTTCATTTAAACGATAATAATAAAAAAGAAGGAATAATGCTTGAACGAGTTTTACATGTAACTGCATCTTACTATTCAATGTCCATAAACGATTTAAGATCACAAAAAAGACAAAAGAATATAGCGTTAATCCGACAAGTTACTTTTTATATGATGAAAAAATTAACATTTTGTTCACTAAAAACAATTGGCGAATTTGTAGGGCAAAGAGATCATTCTACCGTATTGCACGCAATAACAAAAGTTGAACAAATGATAGAACAAGATAGAGATTTTGCAAAAAAATTAAATAATATAGAACAAAAAATATTAACTTCATAAATTAAAGGAGAATATGTGAAGCGAGTAAATATTTTTAATATCACATTATCAATAATTTTTACACTACTTATTTCAAGCTGTCTTAAAGATGGCCCACAGAATAACAAAAATTTAAGTAATTCAAATCACGGGAAAAATGGCTATAAAGAATTAGACTTTTTAGTTGAAAATTTAA harbors:
- a CDS encoding DUF378 domain-containing protein — translated: MKILNYTTLFLASLGAINWGLVAFLRFNLVEFVFKYIPIPYLNMVVYALVALSGLYCICEMVLNCKFFSK
- the dnaA gene encoding chromosomal replication initiator protein DnaA, which encodes MENIWQNFLKNIKEEVGSQTVETWFKAVSLEKLSHETNTVYLNAPNQFVKNWLKEHYLNLITNNLQSLLKLNNLTVEFISPEVKQINKKNIIPASVIQTIETQATVNKNQDSNIENNSNNSIEKLEPKLNLPTKENNLLKKTNNLNPNYNFDTFIVGPNNSLAHAAGYAICQNLGKVYNPLFIYGGTGLGKTHLLHAIGNEVKNKDNSKIILYQTTDKFTNEFISAIRLDKIAIFRQKYQKIDLLLLDDIQFLSNKEQTQEMFFHIFNLLYEEKKQIILSSDTFPKEIKGLQARLKSRLEWGLVVDIQMPDLETKIAILQKKAEQNGIILTEDVVNFIASKVTSNIRELEGCLIRVSAFSTLTNKPISLDLAKRVLLHLNDNNKKEGIMLERVLHVTASYYSMSINDLRSQKRQKNIALIRQVTFYMMKKLTFCSLKTIGEFVGQRDHSTVLHAITKVEQMIEQDRDFAKKLNNIEQKILTS
- a CDS encoding tetratricopeptide repeat protein gives rise to the protein MNIKRFNFHLNAFFVLFLLIFIVGCGKQENKKLAQNYYKMAIEEVQDTKNGKEYAYKKAIDYIDEALKIDQKTEYLAFKATLLFELGYDELGDSLFDIALQKTKDEKLKCEIFNNKACLLAQVGILNHDNDKIDYAFNIWQNLINNKDYLTPEVALFNQSKVYVFKNDYELAKNKLLKAIQLSPNYIDAHYYLALVYHNLSDIKAAKNEINTVLYLFPEHESAKRLMQILKNL